The nucleotide window GCCGTGCCGGCGTGCGTTGAACCGGCGCAAGTGTCACACCCCCTGAGGAGACTCGTCCCATGGCCGCCGTCATCGTCCCCAACCGCCCGGTCGCCCCCCGACCTGTTCCCACCCCTGGCCTCGCGCCCGCTCGCCGGCCCGAGCTGCGGGTCATCCCTGGTGGCCGCAGCGCGGCCAGGCGCGCACCCGCGGCCGTCTACCGCCGCCGCCGGCTCGCGGCCGCGGCACTCCTCGTGCTGGTCGCCGGCGTCATGTACCTGGCGGCCATCGGCGCTGCAGCGTTGCTTGGTGGGCACCAGGTTGCCGGGCCGACCCGCGACTCCGGCGCCCCGTCGGTCCCGGCGCCCACCGGTGTAGCTCCGAGCCGGGCAGAGATGTACGTCGTGCAACCCGGCGACACCCTGTGGTCGATCGCGCGCCGGCTCCAACCTGAGGGCGACCTGCGCCCGCTGGTGGACCGGCTGGCCGACCGCAACGGCGGAGCGAGCATCCAGGTGGGTCAGCGGCTGTTGCTCGATGCGCCCGCCGACTGAGCGGCATCCCTCGGCTCACCGCCCGGCGCGGGCCAGCCCGAGCGTGCTCGTCCTCGCCACGCCTCGGGCCTGCGCTGTGCAGATCGCCGGCGGTAGCGTCGAAGGCGTGCGTTGTCCGGCCTGCACCAGTGTCGAGGACAAGGTCGTCGATTCGCGCATGGCCGATGACGGCTCCACGATCCGGCGCCGGCGGGAGTGTCTCGAGTGCGGTCATCGGTTCACGACCTTCGAGCGCCACGAGGAGCAGCCCATCGTCGTGGTGAAGCGCTCGGGCGACCGGGTGCCCTTCGACCGCTCGAAGATCGAGATGGGTGTGGTTGCGGCGGCGAAGGGCAGGCCGGTGACCCTCGAGCAGATCGGTGAGCTCGCGGCCGATCTCGAGGACCGGTTCCGGCTGGGCGGTGGGGAGGTCACGAGCGAGCAGATCGGGCTCGCGGTGCTGGACGGTCTGCGCGAGCTCGATCAGGTGGCCTACGTGCGCTTCGCGAGTGTCTACAAGGGGTTCGAGGACCCGGCCGACTTCCAGCGCGAGGTGCGGCTGCTCACCAAGTCGACCGCCCCCAAGCGTCACTGAGCCAGCTCACGGCGCAGGTAGCGCAGGAAGAGCGACCCGTCCTCCTCGAGCACCCGTGAGACCACGAGACCTTCCGGCTGCGGCGGCTCGGCCCCGTGAGCGCAGCGGGGGGACGGCCCGGCGACGAGCAGGGGAGCGATCGTCAGGCAGAGCTCGTCGATGACCCCTGCGTTGACCAGCTCGCCATTGAGGGCCGGTCCGCCTTCGCAGAGGACCACTCCCGCTCCCGTCTCCCGCAGGGTCGCCAGCGCCGCCAGGGGGTCGAAGGTCGTGTCTCCGGCGTCGATGATGTCGGCCACGGCCGCCAGCCGGGCTCGGCGCTCGGCATCAGCCTTCTCGATGGTGAGCACCAGCGGCCGCCGGGCCGGGTCGGAGAACAGCCGGGCTCCCGGGTCGAGGTCGAGCCGGCCCGACACCACGGCGATGCGGGGGTGCGGTTCCTGGCCTCGCTCGAGGCGGAGGCGTTGGTCCCGGGCCGAGGTGCGTGGTGGGCCGTAGTGCTCGGCTCGCACGGTGCCCGCCCCCACGAGGATCACGTCCGCGATGGAGCGCAGGGCGGTGAAGATGGCCCGGTCGGCGGGGCCCCCGAGACCACCCGAGCGGCCCTCCAGCGCCGTGGCGCCGTCCGCGCTCTGCACCATGTTCACGGCCAGCCACGGCCGGCGCTCGAGCGGCGCCCGCCGGTCGGTGCGATACAGCTCGGGTCCGTCGACGTCGCCAGCGGGCTCGGGGAGCAGTTGCCGCATGGCGCCGACGCTAGTAGCGACCGGCGGGAGCACTCGGCTCCGCCCGCGACCGCAAGCGAACCCAACGGGCCCGACCGGCGGCGGATGCCCCGCCGGCCGGCCAGAGCAAGTCGGGAGGTCCGGGCGACCGATTCGGCCGTGTTGCAATGTCGTTGCGGAGGCTCCAGGGTCCGCGATCGGGTGCCGATGCTCGGGTAGAACCCGCTGCAGAACGCCGTTCCAATCCGTTCGGGCTGCGTGAGCGGTCGGGTCCGGCGGTCTACCCGGCGGCGCGTGGTGAGTGGTGAGGAGGACGATGGGGGCTCTGCAGCGTGCGGTCGAGCCGGTCGGCGCGGTGCTCCACGCGGCGCGCCGACCGGCGTCCTACGCCGGTCAACTGCGCGAGGCCCTCTCCACGGTCATCACCGCGGGGATGTGGCCGCTCGGGTTCACCAGCTCGGACCTGGCCGACGTCGGCCGCCTCGAGGAGCTGCCGAGCACCGTCGAGACGCCCGTGCTGCTGGTCCACGGGTACGGGGCGAACAAGTCGAACTGGCTGTTCCTGCGCCGCTACCTGGAGCAGGCCGGCTTCGCCCGGGTGCACGCGTTCGACTACAACCCGCTCGCCGCCGACATCCCGCAGCTCGCGCAGCGATGCGCCGAGTGCGCTGAGCAGCTCCGGGGACGGTTGGGGGTGGAGCGCATCCATCTCGTGGGCCACTCCCTCGGTGGGGTCATCGCTCGCTATGCGGTGCAGGTGCTCGGCTTGGAGGGGGTCGATGTGTGCATCACCATCGCCTCACCTCATGGTGGGTTGCGGCTGGCTAGCTACGGCTCGCCGCTCGCGGCCCTGAGCCCCCTGGCGAGCGGGCTGCAGTTGCGCCCGGACTCGGAGGTCATGACGCTGCTGCGCTACAGCGCCCGTGCGCTCCCGACCCGGTTCGTGGCGTACTACTCGAACCTCGACATGATCGTCCCGGCTCGCCGGGCGATGATCCTCGAGCCGGAGCTGCGGGCGACCAACATCCTGGTCAAGGATCACGGCCACCTGTCCATCGTGCTGTCCCGTCGCCTCGCTCAGTCCGTCGTCGATCAGCTCGGCGCGGCCGAGGGTCTGCCCGGTTACGGATCGCCCGTCGTGGGGCTGCCCGAGCACGCCCTGGGCCGTCACCCGGTCGCGGGGTCAGCGGCGCCGGGCTCGACCCGGGCTACCGGCTGACACGCGAGCCGGCGCGCCTCGCGGCCGGGGCGTCCCCAAGCCTGTGGACGTGGTCACCGAGAATCCACCGCGAATTCACAGGGTTGTACCTCTTTTGTCCCACAGGCCGTTCTTCGTAGGTTGATCCGTGCAACGACGGCTGCGGCGCGGACGGCGGATGGTGGTAAGGCGTCTGCGTTCTCGCTGGCAGGACGACTCCTTGGGGGACCGCGTGAGGGGAGTGGGAGCTCGACGAGCGACCTCGAGTCCGCGCGGACACCTCCTGACCTGCTCGTTCGCGCCGCAGCACGCGTCGGTCTGCTGGCGTTGTGCTCCGACGGCTCCCGACTCGCGGATCAACCGTTGACAACCTCGTAATTACGGTGATGTAATCACCGAACATCTTGTGGCCAGGGGGGCACGTGGGGCTGGCAGACCACAACATCTTGTGGTGGTCGTCGCGGCGTGGCACACGGCGCGCCCGCGGCTCCCGGCTCGTCCGCCGGTAACCTGGAGAGCCCCCAGCGTTCCCCGAGCCACATCGACAGGCCCAGACACGGAACCGATCCGGGGAGGAAGCAGCCCATGGCCATGGCGCCGGAGCAAGCGGGCATCGGCATCCGCCGACACTTCACCACCGCGGGGGTCCACCCCTACGACATGGTGGCGTGGGAGCGTCGCGATGCTCGCATCACCAACTACCGAGACGGCTCGGTGGCCTTCGAGCAGACCGACGTCGAGTTCCCCGTGGGTTGGTCCCAGAACGCGACCAACATCGTCGCCCAGAAGTACTTCCGGGGGACCCTCGGCACCCCTGAGCGGGAGCACTCGCTCAAGCAGGTCGTCGATCGGGTGGTCGACACGATCACCGAGTGGGGTCGCCGCGACGGCTACTTCGTCGACGACGACGAGGCCCAGACCTTCAGCGACGAGCTCAAGTACCTGCTCATCACCCAGCGGGCGGCGTTCAACTCCCCGGTGTGGTTCAACATCGGGGTGGCCGGCGTGCCCCAGCAGGCGTCCGCGTGCTTCATCCTCTCCGTCGAGGACACGATGGACTCGATCCTCAACTGGTACGTGGAGGAGGGCACGATCTTCAAGGGCGGCTCCGGCGCGGGCATCAACCTGTCCCGCATCCGCTCGAGCCACGAGCTGCTGAAGGGCGGTGGCACCGCCTCCGGGCCAGTGAGCTTCATGCGTGGCGCGGACGCCTCGGCCGGCACGATCAAGTCGGGTGGCAAGACCCGGCGTGCGGCGAAGATGGTGATCCTCGACGTCGACCACCCCGACATCGAGGAGTTCATCTGGTGCAAGGCCCGCGAGGAGCGCAAGGCCCGTGCCCTCGAGGCCGCCGGGTTCGACATGAGCCTCGACGGTGTCGACATCACCTCCATCCAGTACCAGAACGCCAACAACTCGGTGCGGGTCACCGACGAGTTCATGCAAGCGGTGCTCGACGATGCCGACTGGCACCTGCGGGCCGTCACCACCGGCGAGATCATCAAGACCGTCCGGGCCCGCGACCTGCTGCGCCAGATCTCCCAGGCGGCGTGGGAGTGCGCGGATCCCGGCATGCAGTTCGACACCACCATCAACCACTGGCACACCGCCTGCAACACCGGCCGCATCAACGCCAGCAACCCGTGCAGCGAGTACATGCACCTCGACAACTCGGCGTGCAACCTGGCCAGCCTCAACCTGCTCACGTTCCTCGACGAGGACGGCACCTTCGACATCGAGGGCTTCGAGCGGGCGGTCGAGGTGGTGTTCACCGGCCAGGAGATCCTGGTCGGCAACGCCGACTACCCGACCGCGGCCATCGGTGAGACCTCACGCCGCTTCCGCCAGCTCGGGCTCGGCTACGCCAACCTCGGGGCGATGCTCATGGCCCTCGGCCTGCCGTACGATTCCGACGCCGGCCGGGCGTGGGCGGCGGCGATCACCGCCCTGATGACCGGTCATGCCTATGCCACCTCGGCTCGCACCGCGGTGCGCATGGGGCCGTTCGCCGGCTACACGGAGAACGAGGAGCACATGCTGCGGGTCCTCGGCCTGCATCGCGCCGCGGCGGCGGAGATCGACGAGGAGCTCGTCCCTCACGAGCTGCTCTCCGCCGCCCAGCGCAGCTGGGACGAGGCCTGCGAGATCGCATCCGAGTACGGGGTGCGAAACTCGCAGGCCAGCGTCCTCGCTCCGACCGGCACGATCGGGCTCATGATGGATTGCGACACCACCGGCGTCGAGCCGGATCTGGGGCTCGTGAAGATG belongs to Rhabdothermincola sediminis and includes:
- a CDS encoding vitamin B12-dependent ribonucleotide reductase codes for the protein MAMAPEQAGIGIRRHFTTAGVHPYDMVAWERRDARITNYRDGSVAFEQTDVEFPVGWSQNATNIVAQKYFRGTLGTPEREHSLKQVVDRVVDTITEWGRRDGYFVDDDEAQTFSDELKYLLITQRAAFNSPVWFNIGVAGVPQQASACFILSVEDTMDSILNWYVEEGTIFKGGSGAGINLSRIRSSHELLKGGGTASGPVSFMRGADASAGTIKSGGKTRRAAKMVILDVDHPDIEEFIWCKAREERKARALEAAGFDMSLDGVDITSIQYQNANNSVRVTDEFMQAVLDDADWHLRAVTTGEIIKTVRARDLLRQISQAAWECADPGMQFDTTINHWHTACNTGRINASNPCSEYMHLDNSACNLASLNLLTFLDEDGTFDIEGFERAVEVVFTGQEILVGNADYPTAAIGETSRRFRQLGLGYANLGAMLMALGLPYDSDAGRAWAAAITALMTGHAYATSARTAVRMGPFAGYTENEEHMLRVLGLHRAAAAEIDEELVPHELLSAAQRSWDEACEIASEYGVRNSQASVLAPTGTIGLMMDCDTTGVEPDLGLVKMKKLVGGGTMSIVNQTVPRALRTLGYSVDEIDRIVAYIDEHKSIVGAPDLRAEHLPVFACSMGDNTIHYLGHVKMMAAVQPFISGAISKTVNLPEEVSVEDVEQLHIDAWRMGLKAIAIYRDNCKVAQPLATAKKERASDAPAAATQVVEKIVERIVQEPVRQKLPRSRTSRTFEFRVADCKGFVTVGEYDDGRPGEIFVRVSKQGSTLAGIMDAFAISVSHGLQYGVPLRSFVEAFTGMRFEPAGMTDDPDIRIASSLMDYLFRKLAVMYLSPEERAELNILTTAERTQPTLPGVEETVVETRQGELPADPPSIESASTLVGRVEPGVGARQPEVRHSDAPMCMQCGVQMVRAGSCHACPSCGTTSGCS
- a CDS encoding LysM peptidoglycan-binding domain-containing protein, encoding MAAVIVPNRPVAPRPVPTPGLAPARRPELRVIPGGRSAARRAPAAVYRRRRLAAAALLVLVAGVMYLAAIGAAALLGGHQVAGPTRDSGAPSVPAPTGVAPSRAEMYVVQPGDTLWSIARRLQPEGDLRPLVDRLADRNGGASIQVGQRLLLDAPAD
- the nrdR gene encoding transcriptional regulator NrdR, producing MRCPACTSVEDKVVDSRMADDGSTIRRRRECLECGHRFTTFERHEEQPIVVVKRSGDRVPFDRSKIEMGVVAAAKGRPVTLEQIGELAADLEDRFRLGGGEVTSEQIGLAVLDGLRELDQVAYVRFASVYKGFEDPADFQREVRLLTKSTAPKRH
- a CDS encoding esterase/lipase family protein — translated: MGALQRAVEPVGAVLHAARRPASYAGQLREALSTVITAGMWPLGFTSSDLADVGRLEELPSTVETPVLLVHGYGANKSNWLFLRRYLEQAGFARVHAFDYNPLAADIPQLAQRCAECAEQLRGRLGVERIHLVGHSLGGVIARYAVQVLGLEGVDVCITIASPHGGLRLASYGSPLAALSPLASGLQLRPDSEVMTLLRYSARALPTRFVAYYSNLDMIVPARRAMILEPELRATNILVKDHGHLSIVLSRRLAQSVVDQLGAAEGLPGYGSPVVGLPEHALGRHPVAGSAAPGSTRATG
- a CDS encoding pyrimidine reductase family protein, whose translation is MRQLLPEPAGDVDGPELYRTDRRAPLERRPWLAVNMVQSADGATALEGRSGGLGGPADRAIFTALRSIADVILVGAGTVRAEHYGPPRTSARDQRLRLERGQEPHPRIAVVSGRLDLDPGARLFSDPARRPLVLTIEKADAERRARLAAVADIIDAGDTTFDPLAALATLRETGAGVVLCEGGPALNGELVNAGVIDELCLTIAPLLVAGPSPRCAHGAEPPQPEGLVVSRVLEEDGSLFLRYLRRELAQ